The following nucleotide sequence is from Apodemus sylvaticus chromosome 2, mApoSyl1.1, whole genome shotgun sequence.
CCAAAACAGACTAGGTTAGAGCTTCCGGGCAGACAATGGCTCTCTTGCACAGGCCCTCAAATcactgaggttttgtttgttttgaaatatgtagTCATCTTTCTCTTTCCCAATATCACAACCTTGGCTTTTCAAACCCCAGTGAAATCTGTCCCTTCCTCAAATCATACATAGAAGAGCTGGCGAGTCTCCGACTAATAGCCACTGTGCGTGGGGCACTTTGTACACATCAGGTTCTTCGATTTAGGGATGGAACCCTTCGGAgatgcttttttttccctctcatttTTACCTCCTTGCATTCACCTTGTACGTTTCTGGGACGCAATAACCACTCCACTCCCAGGGCGTCAAGCGAGGAGGCCCCTGGGCCGTGACCCCGCTTCTGTCGGCGTCTGTTCGGGCGCCCGCAGAGGCTAGACGCTTGGGCAGGGAAGACGCTAGCCAAGGTCTCCAAAGTTCAAAGACTGACAAGCGAACTATGTTCCTTCACTACAGCGGCAAGCGGTTGGTCGGGGCTGGGGCAGACAGAGAGCCGATTATGTAGTCCCCATAATCTCACTGCAGATCTGAGAGGGCACAGATGTGTCTGGTTTCTTTCACAAATAGACTTAATATGttcttgaccaaaaaaaaaaaaaaaaaaaaagaagaagaaagaaagaaagaaagaaagaaagaaagaaaaggaaagaaaaaagaatacagaGCACAGAGGCAGCAAGAGGAGCACACTCAAACTTCAATCAACAATGTAAGGATGTTTTCGTAGTAAAGGGGAGGCAACAAGGAAGAATTCTCACAGTTATAAATGTACCCCACTGGGGTCCCGTGAATCCGTGTTTTGCTAATGTGCCCCGAGGCCGCATGACCCCTCCCCCCTTCGGTCCTGAAAGGCGTGGAAGAGCCTCTGTGTGAAGCTGCGGCCAGAGGAAgggtggagaaggagagagggttGTGGTCTCCACTCTACTGGAGTAGGGGATGCTAATAATAGCAACTTTATTAATGTGTCGGTGAGGGGAGCTAAAACTTCTCCACTGAGCCTTCGTGCTTCACAACCTCCCAAGCTCTCTACCCCACTATAATTCTCGGAGGAAGTTTCAAGGTGGACGGAAAGGGGGTGGAGGGTTCTTGCGGGGAAGAAGGAGGCAGACAAATTCTAGGGCTCTCGATGGGGcccgcgggggggggggaggtgatcCCTCTAACAACGTGAACTCTCAGCAACCCTCCGCTATTTTAAATGGCTTTTTTGTCTTTGGAAATACCTTGGATAAACCGCAAAGTTCCCTGCTCGCTCTTCTGTCGGGCTGCAGCCCTCCAGCCCTCGGGCCACCCGGTGTGCAGCCGGCACCCTCCCGAAGAGGCCTCGGGGCGCTTCGCAGGCTAATCCAGACTAGATCTCACCAACTCAGCACGCTCACCCAGAATTCCAACTAACTTTCCTTTTATTACGCAAACACCACTGGGGCtgcttcattctttctttgtgccccccaccccgaccccccACCCCAATCCCTAACTTCTTTCCAGCCAAGCTGGCTTTCTGGCTAGGCCAGCTTTGGAATCCAGCTAAGGAGGGACCCTCGAGGGGCGCCAGAGGGAAAACACCCGATTAAACCTCTTCAAAGGTTCCTCCACTgaccccccccgcccccccggcCCAATTGCCTGTGTGAGATGCTGTCCTGTTTGCATCTCAGGCCTCCACTTCCTTCTGCGAAGCACCCCGTGTATGGGTGCGGACAGCGTGGCCCTCATCCACCACCCAACTTGGCGCCCGCGGGGTTACGGATGCCCTGGGTACCTGCCTCCCGCCCCCGCGCGCCTACCTGGCTGGCTGGTGGCACTCGGGACGCGGTTGTAGGCGCCGCCGTACTGGTGGTAAGGGCTGGCGTAGCCGTAGTCGGCGTAAGCCTTGGCCGGGTAGCCGGCTGCGGAGCCGTTCACGCCGTGGTACTGGTACTGGTAGGGGTTGAGCGCTTTGCCGTAAGAAGCAGAGGTAGGAGAGCAGTAGCCGTGCGGGGCGGTCCCCGCGGGACTGTAGTAGTCAGAATCGGTGGCCGAGGACTCGGGCAAAGTTGGCGATTCCTGAGACGGGTGGTGCATGGCGGCGGACGTCGGGAACGGAGCTTGGAAGTCGCCGGATCGGATGCTTGGGACTCTTCTGTCAAACACTCCTGTCATAGCTCCCGGGCGGTGGCTGTCCTTCTACTGCGGCGGCCACTGCTGCCTGAATTAGCTGTGGAGCTGCTCTGGTCTAAGCAGACATGGCTGTGGGagcgagggaggaggaggaagaggaggaggaggaggcggtggcggcggcggcggcggcggggaggaggaggctgagagtCGTGGAGGCTCTGTCTCCCGCAGGCTGACTGCTGGCTGAGGCGCAGCACTGCCTTGGTTAAATCCTTAATTGTGCTTACGCACAGCGGGGTGGATCGGGTTCCATTGGCCAGGGCCTCGGGAGCAGAGCAACACCCTAACTCGTCCAACTAGTTTTAGCACAACAAAgcattgcttaaaaaaaaaaaaggaaggggggGGCGtacaaggagtgtgtgtgtgtgtgtgtgtgtgtgtgtgtgtgtgtgtgtgtgtgtgagagagagagagagagagagagagagagagagagagagagggagagagagactgttcGTGTTGTTGcctgttgggggagggagggtctCAGTCGATCTGTTTTTAGTGAATAGCTGCAACAAACCAACCACTTCCAGGGCCCAGCTCTGCAGTTTGAAGACAAGAGTGTTCCAATCAGCTATCTCAAAAGTACACGTTTAGAGGATGCGACCCATGATACTCTTGTCTTGCTTCACAACTACctgtcctctccccctcctcGGAAGGAGACTGTACACTGCAGTGGGAATGTGTgcgaagcaggaggaggaggaggaggaggaggaggaggaggaggaggaggaggaggaggaggaggaggaggaggagaagtgttAGCTGGCTGTGCGACCAAACGGAGAACAGCATTGTTTTAGTGGGATGTTGGAAAGCAAGTTGCAACTAATTTGTGTTGAAAAGTTGTAAGTCGGAAAAGAGATTGACATGCAGCAAGCACCTTAGCAGAAGCCGATTTCTCGAGGATCTGTGGAGATGTTCAAGAATCTAGGTGTCCGTTTAGTTGTCAGAGGCAACCGAAGTCTTCACAGGGACCGCCAAACATCAATGTCTCATGTTCCTGAATACCCTGCCATTGCCTAAACTctcttagtttgttttcctgaagaGCTGAGCAGCCCTACTTTTGCTCAATTACCTCACCTACTTGGAAGCTTCTAGAATGGCTTGGGTCTCAGTTCAGGAGCCAGGTTCGTGCAAAGGTGAATTGGTTGGGGTGTGTGACCTATAGTGCACCGCCAGACCACGAAGTAGGCAGGGAACAAAGACCACCTGGGAGTTGGGTTTTGATCACTGATGATCCTCTCCTGGCTCCCTCACCTTCATACACCCCCAGTCCCTCTCGGTTCCCTAGGGTGGGTTCTGTAGTACCCCCCCCCCATTATTTTCTGCCTCTTGGACATCTTAGTTTACATACAAAGGGAGCAGCCTTCAAGATTCATACATTGTGCACAGGCCACCGAAAGAAGTTTATTTTGCTTTCGTGGGCTTTTCCTTGAGTTGTGGTTGATGGGGGCTTAGGAATGCATCATGATGCTCACTCATGCCCATGCTCCATAtctagcccccacccccaaaaatgaGGCTTCTCCTATTCTCGGCCTCCCTTTGTCTttctcttgggggtgggggtccctGGCCAGGAAGCCAGGAGTGTCATTGAATATTTAGGGTGGAATCTTCTGTCTCCTCAGACCTTTTTGCCAGTGGAAGAAGTGAGCAATCCGCCTGAGTTCTGTCTAAGGttactttgttcttgttttggctACACTGCTAGGAAGGCCTCTGTCTGTCAGAGAGCTGGAAGCAGCATGTCGTGCCTCTCTGGGGTCTGGAGTTGCAATTGGAAGCAGCAtca
It contains:
- the Dlx5 gene encoding homeobox protein DLX-5 isoform X2 produces the protein MTGVFDRRVPSIRSGDFQAPFPTSAAMHHPSQESPTLPESSATDSDYYSPAGTAPHGYCSPTSASYGKALNPYQYQYHGVNGSAAGYPAKAYADYGYASPYHQYGGAYNRVPSATSQPAFSWPLYREGFRRLSTSPCQNARSWPPL